One window of the Glycocaulis alkaliphilus genome contains the following:
- the gltX gene encoding glutamate--tRNA ligase — protein MLIIPLPSQRSNISHVQNRSDIITRFAPSPTGFLHIGGARTALFNYLFARQAGGQFKLRIEDTDRERSTTEAVDAILAGMNWLGLEWDGEAVSQHARADRHREIAEELVAQGKAFRCYCTPEEVEKLREEAFAEGRALRSPWRDGGTPPGDMRFTVRFRAPDSDVTLHDAVQGDVRWAAKEFDDLILLRADGNPTYNLAVVVDDHDMGVTHIIRGDDHLVNGGRQAQLYDALGWDRPVFAHIPLIHGPDGKKLSKRHGALGAEAYREMGYLPEGLRNYLARLGWSHGDQELFNDAELIAAFSLAGLNKAPARLDFDKMAFVNHHHIRQADNARLLALLTERLEGEEGLVSGAVANARLTPAMDMLKERSKTLAEMETQAYFLLRERPFTIDDTARKHLSPEALALLSRLRAVLAAHNDWDSEALGELLKAFAQDEGVGFGKIGQPLRAVLTGGAPAPDMSLVLALLGREEAIARLDDHTRPA, from the coding sequence ATGCTAATCATCCCGCTCCCTTCGCAGCGCAGCAACATCTCGCACGTGCAAAACAGATCAGACATCATCACGCGTTTCGCGCCTTCACCCACCGGCTTCCTCCATATTGGAGGGGCGCGCACGGCCTTGTTCAACTATCTTTTTGCGCGCCAGGCAGGCGGCCAGTTCAAGCTTCGCATCGAAGATACCGACCGTGAACGCTCCACGACCGAGGCTGTAGACGCGATTCTGGCCGGCATGAACTGGCTGGGGCTGGAATGGGATGGCGAGGCCGTTTCCCAGCATGCGCGCGCAGACCGCCATCGCGAAATCGCTGAAGAGCTTGTCGCGCAAGGAAAGGCATTCCGCTGCTATTGCACACCCGAGGAAGTGGAAAAGCTGCGCGAGGAAGCCTTCGCTGAAGGCCGCGCGCTGCGTTCACCCTGGCGCGATGGCGGCACACCGCCCGGTGACATGCGGTTTACCGTCCGCTTTCGCGCACCCGACAGCGATGTGACGCTGCATGACGCGGTTCAGGGCGACGTGCGCTGGGCGGCCAAGGAGTTCGACGACCTCATCCTGCTGCGCGCCGACGGAAACCCGACCTATAATCTCGCTGTCGTGGTTGATGACCATGATATGGGCGTCACCCACATCATCCGCGGCGACGATCATCTGGTGAATGGCGGCCGCCAGGCCCAGCTTTACGATGCGCTGGGCTGGGACCGGCCGGTCTTCGCCCATATCCCCCTTATCCACGGGCCCGATGGCAAGAAGCTCTCCAAACGCCACGGCGCGTTGGGGGCCGAGGCCTATCGCGAGATGGGCTATCTGCCCGAAGGCCTGCGCAATTATCTGGCGCGGCTTGGTTGGAGCCATGGCGATCAGGAGCTGTTCAACGACGCCGAACTCATTGCTGCCTTTTCGCTGGCAGGCCTGAACAAGGCCCCTGCCCGGCTGGACTTCGACAAGATGGCGTTTGTGAACCATCACCACATCAGACAGGCGGACAATGCGCGGCTTCTGGCCCTGCTGACGGAGCGGCTGGAAGGCGAGGAAGGGCTGGTCAGCGGCGCGGTGGCGAACGCCCGGTTAACGCCTGCCATGGATATGCTGAAAGAGCGTTCAAAAACACTCGCCGAAATGGAAACGCAGGCCTATTTTCTGCTCCGTGAGCGCCCGTTCACCATTGACGATACGGCGCGCAAGCATTTGTCTCCCGAGGCACTCGCGCTGCTCTCCCGCCTGCGCGCCGTGCTCGCCGCACACAATGACTGGGACAGCGAAGCTCTGGGCGAGTTGCTCAAGGCCTTTGCGCAAGATGAGGGCGTAGGCTTTGGCAAGATCGGCCAGCCTTTACGCGCCGTACTGACCGGAGGCGCCCCGGCGCCCGATATGAGCCTGGTTCTGGCATTGCTGGGCCGGGAAGAAGCGATTGCCAGGCTGGATGACCACACCCGCCCGGCCTGA